Proteins encoded by one window of Salvia splendens isolate huo1 chromosome 7, SspV2, whole genome shotgun sequence:
- the LOC121741792 gene encoding RPM1-interacting protein 4-like isoform X2 has product MAKQRSNVPKFGNWENEQNDVPYTVYFNNARKNKGGKLINPNDPQENPQMFAHLEPSPLAPATPPPPPHAKSGARQEEPTGRRAVRPAPEQRDGDFGKFNKNEPNYGSGRGSGQRSDRSARPSTTNSELSFERSPLHPQPRPQAINAMGRGTGSPAWEGSRGHDSSHGTPSRSRLKPTRSDEASEKGGAVPKFGAWDENDPQSAENFTHIFNKVREDRNNEGGNGNGPTTPNHHASYAQVQRSNEPKVRATHPSIYISITFFL; this is encoded by the exons ATGGCA AAACAAAGGTCAAATGTCCCAAAATTTGGCAATTGGGAAAACGAACAAAACGACGTTCCTTACACCGTTTACTTCAACAATGCAAGGAAAAACAAGGGAGGAAAGTTGATAAACCCGAATGATCCACAAGAGAATCCACAGATGTTCGCTCATCTCGAACCTTCGCCTCTTGCTCCGGccactcctcctcctcctcctcatgcGAAATCGGGAGCCAGGCAAGAGGAGCCGACTGGGAGGCGGGCTGTTAGGCCCGCCCCCGAGCAAAGAGACGGTGATTTTgggaaatttaataaaaatgagccAAATTATGGCAGCGGCCGTGGTAGCGGCCAAAGATCTGACCGCTCTGCACGGCCTAGTACTACAAACTCAGAGTTAAGCTTTGAACGTTCGCCTCTCCATCCTCAACCTCGCCCTCAGGCAATCAATGCTATGGGACGAGGCACCGGATCCCCAGCTTGGGAAGGTTCTAGAGGCCACGATAGTAGCCATGGCACGCCTTCTAGGTCGCGCCTAAAGCCAACTCGCTCGGATGAAGCA AGTGAAAAAGGAGGGGCGGTTCCAAAATTTGGGGcatgggatgagaacgaccctCAGTCGGCTGAAAACTTCACGCACATATTCAACAAAGTGAGGGAGGATCGAAACAATGAGGGCGGGAATGGGAACGGCCCGACTACTCCGAACCATCACGCATCATACGCACAGGTGCAACGCTCCAACGAGCCTAAGGTTAGAGCAACTCATCCATCTATCTATATATCTATCACCTTTTTCCTTTGA
- the LOC121810270 gene encoding FHA domain-containing protein FHA2-like, whose product MESGGDVEAGFAKLQGEDFEYFMQTYSIILGRNSKNSAVDVDLSSLGGGMNISRRHARIFYDFQRRRFALEVLGRNGCYVEGVLHVPGHPPIKLDSQDRLEIGDKEFYFLLPGRSILGGPIGPRNHGNIYQTGYVQQQNLGNQPPPPLPSGGGGWGEYDGEGSEQGEEEEEEEEDEEEDCGEDASSSGKRMRGDGGGGYRYGSDKQADVRTRVDREADNQQLLQLEENDVVSSVASLLSDLCGPGDWMPMEKLHSELVEQFSDVWHHSRVRKYLTPEDHSGQESQGKPWFGLLVLLKKYPEHFVVNTRSKGRVVLEFVSLIS is encoded by the exons ATGGAGAGCGGCGGCGATGTAGAAGCCGGCTTCGCCAAGCTTCAAGGCGAAGATTTCGAATACTTCATGCAAACGTACTCCATCATCCTCGGCCGCAATTCGAAGAATTCCGCCGTCGACGTCGACCTCTCCTCCCTCGGCGGCGGGATGAACATAAGTCGCCGCCACGCCCGCATCTTCTACGACTTCCAACGCCGTCGTTTCGCGCTCGAGGTCCTCGGCCGGAACGGATGCTACGTCGAGGGAGTCCTCCACGTCCCCGGCCACCCTCCGATCAAGCTCGATTCGCAGGATCGTCTCGAGATCGGCGACAAGGAATTCTACTTTTTGCTACCCGGTAGAAGCATATTGGGCGGGCCAATTGGCCCGAGAAACCACGGGAACATTTATCAAACAGGTTATGTGCAGCAGCAGAATTTGGGGAatcagccgccgccgccgctgcctaGCGGAGGGGGAGGGTGGGGTGAGTATGATGGGGAAGGTAGTGAGCAgggggaggaggaagaagaagaagaagaggatgaggaggaggattgTGGGGAGGATGCTTCTTCGAGTGGGAAGAGAATGAGAGGTGATGGAGGCGGTGGTTATAGGTATGGTTCAG ATAAGCAGGCTGATGTGAGAACACGTGTTGATAGAGAAGCTGATAACCAACAGCTTCTTCAGTTAGAAGAAAACGACGTCGTGTCTTCAGTAGCCTCATTGCTGTCTGATTTATGTGGTCCTGGAGACTGGATGCCGATGGAGAAACTACATTCCGAG CTCGTGGAGCAATTCAGCGACGTCTGGCATCACAGCCGTGTAAGGAAGTATCTCACGCCCGAGGATCATTCTGGTCAAGAATCCCAAGGAAAGCCGTGGTTTGGATTGCTGGTTCTGCTGAAGAAATATCCCGAACACTTTGTCGTCAACACGAGATCCAAGGGGCGAGTTGTGCTGGAATTCGTCTCGCTAATCTCCTGA
- the LOC121741008 gene encoding membrane protein of ER body-like protein — protein MEVVHHHVEDEEEEVVTVEEKLLPRRRGPDFADPGDDGYEESSDDTTNDGSEVLQTVISEENSVYFDDKKDNTELQHLEIDSHHEEISKIVHDVINRQHIVNFNAEIVTVPARESVIVEESDDEEVIELEFERAVDKVHTHTPYCPNCSNQITKVILRRKKKASPRPDKPLDLLGCLSCFSIFIPSGDCLNPFRLFKSKPKLESHDIEEEGQPPISVGGTTADAGGSKQSLISPNIGPSIAVGSTPTNAAGTGHRLNPFYYFGYNSKPKLQSPKIEFEQPSNDIDGSTTTNAPGILGEAKPEHNPRDVTVDIKDGPEMVGGGLALQQPLIFEAVGVRPPLQKPLISEAVGGRPSLQQPLISEIVGGRPALQQPLISGHRRSRSLEFWKCVVYGGLIESIASLSIVSSTAASDATTLNVVVIGLATLLSGLMAFGCNLVELRNDNSNEKYHELLGQRGHFLFHSTFAILSYIIFGLVAPVTYGFAFHDSDDKDYKMLAVAAAGFGCIFVLAIAKAYVKGVDRFGGYVKTIMYYVTMAVSASGVAYAAGDLFGKLLDDLGWFQPAQVVASRVSSWASY, from the exons ATGGAAGTGGTGCACCACCATGttgaggacgaggaggaggaggtggtgaCGGTGGAGGAGAAGCTGTTGCCGCGGCGACGAGGGCCGGACTTTGCTGATCCTGGAGATGATGGTTATGAAGAGAGCAGTGATGATACGACGAATGATGGATCCGAGGTGCTTCAAACTGTCATATCAGAAGAGAATAGTGTCTATTTTGACGACAAAAAAG ATAATACCGAACTCCAACATTTGGAAATCGACAGCCACCATGAGGAGATCTCGAAAATCGTGCACGACGTCATCAACCGCCAACACATAGTGAATTTCAACGCCGAAATTGTAACCGTTCCGGCAAGAGAGAGCGTGATAGTCGAAGAAAGCGACGACGAAGAAGTGATCGAGTTGGAATTCGAAAGGGCTGTGGACAAAGTCCACACACACACTCCATATTGTCCTAATTGTAGTAACCAAATTACTAAAGTAATCCTTCGAAGAAAGAAAAAGGCAAGCCCTCGTCCAGACAAGCCACTTGACCTATTGGGATGCTTGAGTTGCTTCAGCATTTTCATACCTTCAG GGGATTGTTTGAATCCTTTTAGGTTgtttaaatccaaaccaaaattGGAGAGTCACGATATAGAAGAAGAAGGGCAGCCACCAATTTCTGTAGGGGGTACAACTGCTGATGCGGGAG GGTCCAAACAAAGCCTTATAAGCCCAAACATTGGCCCATCAATTGCCGTTGGGAGTACACCTACTAATGCAGCAG GAACAGGGCATCGTTTGAATCCGTTTTATTACTTTGGATACAATTCCAAACCAAAATTACAAAGCCCCAAAATTGAATTTGAGCAGCCATCAAATGATATCGATGGTAGTACAACTACTAATGCACCAG GGATATTAGGAGAAGCAAAACCAGAGCATAATCCACGTGATGTGACGGTTGATATCAAAGATGGACCAG aaatggtaGGAGGAGGACTTGCGCTACAACAGCCATTAATTTTTGAAGCGGTTGGAGTTCGGCCTCCTTTGCAAAAACCGTTAATTTCAGAAGCAGTTGGAGGCCGGCCTTCTTTACAACAACCACTAATTTCAGAAATAGTTGGAGGGCGGCCTGCTTTACAACAACCACTAATTTCTGGCCATCGGCGCTCTAGATCGCTTGAGTTTTGGAAATGCGTTGTGTATGGAGGTCTAATCGAGTCAATCGCAAGTCTAAGCATAGTCTCTTCTACAGCTGCTTCAGACGCTACTACAC TGAACGTCGTCGTCATTGGATTGGCAACCCTACTTAGCGGCCTCATGGCATTTGGTTGCAAC CTTGTGGAGTTACGAAATGACAACTCTAACGAGAAGTACCACGAATTACTTGGTCAGAGAGGGCACTTTCTTTTTCACTCGACGTTTGCCATTCTTTCCTACATCATTTTTGGGCTCGTGGCCCCCGTTACCTACGGCTTCGCCTTCCATGACAGCGACGACAAGGACTACAAGATGCTCGCAGTAGCTGCTGCTGGTTTTGGTTGCATCTTCGTCCTCGCAATTGCCAAAGCTTATGTGAAAGGGGTAGACAGATTTGGAGGCTATGTTAAGACAATAATGTACTATGTTACAATGGCAGTTAGTGCATCTGGTGTCGCATATGCTGCAGGAGATTTGTTTGGAAAGCTTTTGGATGATCTTGGTTGGTTTCAACCCGCTCAAGTTGTTGCTTCTCGAGTTTCTTCGTGGGCTTCGTACTGA
- the LOC121741792 gene encoding RPM1-interacting protein 4-like isoform X3, translating into MAQKQRSNVPKFGNWENEQNDVPYTVYFNNARKNKGGKLINPNDPQENPQMFAHLEPSPLAPATPPPPPHAKSGARQEEPTGRRAVRPAPEQRDGDFGKFNKNEPNYGSGRGSGQRSDRSARPSTTNSELSFERSPLHPQPRPQAINAMGRGTGSPAWEGSRGHDSSHGTPSRSRLKPTRSDEASEKGGAVPKFGAWDENDPQSAENFTHIFNKVREDRNNEGGNGNGPTTPNHHASYAQVQRSNEPKQCCFPWW; encoded by the exons ATGGCA CAGAAACAAAGGTCAAATGTCCCAAAATTTGGCAATTGGGAAAACGAACAAAACGACGTTCCTTACACCGTTTACTTCAACAATGCAAGGAAAAACAAGGGAGGAAAGTTGATAAACCCGAATGATCCACAAGAGAATCCACAGATGTTCGCTCATCTCGAACCTTCGCCTCTTGCTCCGGccactcctcctcctcctcctcatgcGAAATCGGGAGCCAGGCAAGAGGAGCCGACTGGGAGGCGGGCTGTTAGGCCCGCCCCCGAGCAAAGAGACGGTGATTTTgggaaatttaataaaaatgagccAAATTATGGCAGCGGCCGTGGTAGCGGCCAAAGATCTGACCGCTCTGCACGGCCTAGTACTACAAACTCAGAGTTAAGCTTTGAACGTTCGCCTCTCCATCCTCAACCTCGCCCTCAGGCAATCAATGCTATGGGACGAGGCACCGGATCCCCAGCTTGGGAAGGTTCTAGAGGCCACGATAGTAGCCATGGCACGCCTTCTAGGTCGCGCCTAAAGCCAACTCGCTCGGATGAAGCA AGTGAAAAAGGAGGGGCGGTTCCAAAATTTGGGGcatgggatgagaacgaccctCAGTCGGCTGAAAACTTCACGCACATATTCAACAAAGTGAGGGAGGATCGAAACAATGAGGGCGGGAATGGGAACGGCCCGACTACTCCGAACCATCACGCATCATACGCACAGGTGCAACGCTCCAACGAGCCTAAG CAATGTTGCTTTCCTTGGTGGTAG
- the LOC121741793 gene encoding E3 ubiquitin-protein ligase RNF4-like, whose product MSNPQEIRMYTRARSRRRTLDVDLNALPPSHEIGEQGVVSHHTRSHGRQEAGRSATTLPPPIDVEALDDDVIISSPTAFAEAKNNARRNRGRTVVVDVDSDDRASRNKRRRVPTNQTIINCDLYINLESSSNSSRESGKSTAVPIPPVPPKEPTFSCPICMGPLVEEMTTKCGHIFCKACIKASIAAQGKCPTCRRKTTTRDIIRVYLPSTRTA is encoded by the exons ATGAGCAATCCACAGGAAATTAGGATGTATACAAGGGCTAGAAGTAGGAGACGGACACTGGATGTCGATCTTAATGCTTTACCACCGTCACATGAAATCGGGGAACAGGGCGTTGTTTCGCACCATACTAGGTCGCATGGTAGGCAGGAGGCTGGAAGAAGTGCCACCACCCTGCCTCCGCCCATTGATGTAGAGGCGCTTGATGACGACGTTATTATCTCTTCGCCTACGGCATTTGCAGAA GCCAAGAACAATGCCAGAAGGAACCGTGGGCGTACTGTCGTGGTTGATGTGGATAGTG ATGACAGAGCATCTCGCAACAAGCGCAGAAGGGTTCCTACAAACCAGACAATTATAAACTGCGACCTTTACATAAACCTCGAAAGCAGTAGCAACTCATCG AGGGAAAGTGGCAAAAGCACTGCAGTGCCTATACCTCCCGTTCCACCAAAGGAGCCGACATTCAGCTGCCCCATTTGTATGGGCCCGCTAGTCGAAGAGATGACAACAAAATGCGGCCACATTTTCTGCAAGGCGTGCATCAAAGCTTCCATAGCTGCTCAGGGGAAATGTCCAACGTGCCGGAGAAAAACGACAACTAGAGACATTATTAGAGTGTACCTTCCCTCAACTAGAACTGCTTGA
- the LOC121742565 gene encoding ethylene-responsive transcription factor-like protein At4g13040 isoform X2: MMTRPAMVSLRRRKLLGLCSGFNSFLAPISPIFEQGQDPENAENTKPVSVHPLPLNASPKPKEETSLEGGPGSSNMSAVSSASLQHFPEVKRRKRHRRKHVENQEPCIMRGVYFKNLKWQAAIKVDKKQIHLGTVGSQEEAARLYDRAAFMCGREPNFELSEEEKQELRKFNWDEFLAITRSAITNKKSQRRSGTGPRRKLLDNDWEGEEQGRSGPSASEDDMLAP, from the exons ATGATGACAA GACCTGCAATGGTGAGCCTTCGTAGGCGCAAGCTCTTGGGATTGTGCTCTG GATTCAATTCTTTTTTGGCTCCAATTTCACCGATTTTTGAGCAAGGACAGGATCCTGAGAATGCTGAAAACACTAAACCAGTGAGTGTTCATCCTCTGCCTTTGAATGCTAGTCCCAAACCAAAAGAA GAAACCAGCTTGGAAGGCGGCCCTGGTTCGTCAAACATGTCTGCTGTTTCGAGTGCATCACTTCAGCATTTTCCCG AGGTTAAACGAAGAAAGAGACACAGAAGGAAGCATGTCGAAAACCAAGAACCATGCATCATGAGAGGCGTCTATTTCAAGAATTTGAAATGGCAAGCTGCCATTAAAGTTGACAAGAAACAGATCCATTTAGGAACTGTAGGCTCCCAGGAAGAGGCCGCTCGACTTTATGACAG GGCCGCGTTCATGTGTGGAAGAGAGCCCAACTTTGAACTGTCCGAGGAGGAAAAGCAGGAGCTCAGGAAATTCAACTGGGACGAATTCTTAGCCATCACACGCTCCGCCATCACCAACAAGA AAAGCCAGAGACGTAGCGGGACTGGGCCGCGGAGGAAGCTTCTAGACAACGACTGGGAGGGCGAGGAGCAAGGACGAAGTGGTCCATCGGCTTCTGAAGATGATATGTTAGCTCCATAA
- the LOC121741790 gene encoding cell division control protein 45 homolog: protein MRELSIESFYSRLRQSAIASASSVPLLIFPSTSDADSLCALKIIGHVLESDSIRYACYPVSSFREIHKYAGPNLSSSANEPITILLINWGCHRDLRRDLQIGPLARVFVVDSHRPIHLHNLSDQNDCVVVLYTKDDENQADLVYDFDVSTVANASELNSDGEVEEDSESEDENDSDVEEGGEVGRKRRRDSENEGNPDKLFKKLKRDYYYMGTYHGKPSGCLMYELSHSLRKNKNELLWLACVALTDQFVHERLTEERYQAGVMELEQHINSSGNLDAITSVTLKDGTKVTVPDSSRITYEDEPRLMLLQEWNLFDSMLCSSYVATKLKTWSDPGLKNMQLLLARMGFAREECKQKYQYMSVEIKHRMKDMFQKFLPEIGLRDFYYRGFLLLHGYSSKVSAADVVYGVTALLESFVEADGSSGSKQFGVAYDALSLNNVEKLELGMRQAIKVQRAVLRQGSTAITKKGSIRSGSKFRWVKLEDTADAKLLCHPQALTKFGFFLMDALREKGARMKPLICVCYTEEQRKVLIVGICGKPRLGARNGNAFGIAFRSAADETGAEYFHELFESSWIVLEAAAVNSFMIRLTEKLL from the coding sequence ATGAGGGAGCTAAGCATTGAGTCGTTTTATTCACGGCTAAGACAGTCAGCTATTGCCTCAGCTTCATCCGTCCCTCTTCTAATCTTCCCCTCAACCTCGGATGCTGATTCACTATGTGCGTTGAAAATCATAGGGCATGTTCTTGAATCTGATTCAATTAGGTATGCCTGTTACCCGGTTTCGAGTTTCAGGGAAATTCACAAGTATGCAGGGCCAAATCTTAGTTCATCCGCGAATGAGCCCATTACCATCTTGTTGATTAATTGGGGTTGCCATAGGGATCTTAGGAGGGACCTGCAGATCGGTCCCTTAGCTCGTGTTTTCGTTGTTGACAGTCATAGGCCGATCCATTTGCATAATCTGAGTGACCAGAATGACTGTGTGGTGGTGCTTTACACGAAGGATGATGAGAACCAGGCAGATCTTGTTTATGATTTCGATGTGTCCACTGTTGCGAATGCGAGTGAGTTGAACAGTGACGGTGAGGTTGAGGAGGATTCGGAGAGTGAGGATGAAAATGATAGTGATGTTGAGGAGGGTGGGGAAGTAGGTAGAAAGAGGAGGAGAGATTCTGAAAATGAGGGGAATCCTGATAagttgtttaagaagttgaagaGAGACTATTACTATATGGGAACGTACCATGGGAAGCCATCGGGATGCTTGATGTATGAGCTGTCACATTCTCTAAGGAAGAATAAGAATGAGTTACTCTGGTTGGCTTGTGTGGCTTTAACTGACCAGTTCGTACACGAGAGGTTAACTGAAGAGAGATACCAGGCAGGGGTTATGGAACTCGAGCAGCATATTAACAGCTCAGGAAACTTGGATGCTATTACATCAGTCACACTCAAGGATGGCACAAAGGTTACTGTGCCCGATTCTTCCAGAATCACTTATGAGGACGAGCCTAGGTTGATGTTGTTGCAAGAGTGGAACTTGTTCGACTCAATGCTGTGCTCATCTTATGTGGCAACTAAACTGAAGACTTGGAGTGACCCCGGGTTGAAAAATATGCAGCTTCTTTTGGCTCGGATGGGGTTTGCAAGAGAAGAATGCAAACAGAAATACCAATACATGAGTGTAGAGATCAAACACAGAATGAAAGATATGTTTCAAAAGTTCCTACCCGAGATTGGGCTCAGGGATTTCTACTATAGAGGTTTCCTGCTGTTGCACGGGTATAGCTCGAAAGTCTCTGCTGCAGATGTGGTGTATGGGGTCACTGCTCTTCTAGAGTCGTTCGTGGAGGCAGATGGATCTTCTGGCTCGAAACAGTTTGGTGTGGCGTATGATGCTTTGTCCCTCAACAACGTCGAGAAGCTGGAGCTGGGAATGAGGCAGGCTATCAAGGTGCAACGGGCTGTTCTCAGACAAGGAAGCACAGCCATAACGAAGAAGGGGTCGATAAGGAGTGGGAGTAAGTTCAGATGGGTAAAACTCGAAGACACTGCTGATGCAAAGCTCTTATGTCACCCTCAGGCTCTAACTAAATTCGGGTTCTTCCTGATGGATGCTCTACGCGAGAAGGGAGCAAGGATGAAGCCTCTTATATGCGTTTGCTACACTGAGGAACAGAGGAAAGTGCTGATTGTTGGCATATGTGGGAAGCCACGCCTTGGTGCGCGAAATGGAAACGCATTCGGGATTGCCTTCAGAAGCGCGGCTGATGAGACTGGAGCTGAGTACTTCCACGAGCTCTTTGAGTCATCGTGGATAGTCTTGGAAGCGGCTGCAGTAAATTCGTTCATGATCAGGTTAACTGAGAAACTGTTGTGA
- the LOC121742565 gene encoding ethylene-responsive transcription factor-like protein At4g13040 isoform X1, whose product MKGGPAMVSLRRRKLLGLCSGFNSFLAPISPIFEQGQDPENAENTKPVSVHPLPLNASPKPKEETSLEGGPGSSNMSAVSSASLQHFPEVKRRKRHRRKHVENQEPCIMRGVYFKNLKWQAAIKVDKKQIHLGTVGSQEEAARLYDRAAFMCGREPNFELSEEEKQELRKFNWDEFLAITRSAITNKKSQRRSGTGPRRKLLDNDWEGEEQGRSGPSASEDDMLAP is encoded by the exons ATGAAAGGTG GACCTGCAATGGTGAGCCTTCGTAGGCGCAAGCTCTTGGGATTGTGCTCTG GATTCAATTCTTTTTTGGCTCCAATTTCACCGATTTTTGAGCAAGGACAGGATCCTGAGAATGCTGAAAACACTAAACCAGTGAGTGTTCATCCTCTGCCTTTGAATGCTAGTCCCAAACCAAAAGAA GAAACCAGCTTGGAAGGCGGCCCTGGTTCGTCAAACATGTCTGCTGTTTCGAGTGCATCACTTCAGCATTTTCCCG AGGTTAAACGAAGAAAGAGACACAGAAGGAAGCATGTCGAAAACCAAGAACCATGCATCATGAGAGGCGTCTATTTCAAGAATTTGAAATGGCAAGCTGCCATTAAAGTTGACAAGAAACAGATCCATTTAGGAACTGTAGGCTCCCAGGAAGAGGCCGCTCGACTTTATGACAG GGCCGCGTTCATGTGTGGAAGAGAGCCCAACTTTGAACTGTCCGAGGAGGAAAAGCAGGAGCTCAGGAAATTCAACTGGGACGAATTCTTAGCCATCACACGCTCCGCCATCACCAACAAGA AAAGCCAGAGACGTAGCGGGACTGGGCCGCGGAGGAAGCTTCTAGACAACGACTGGGAGGGCGAGGAGCAAGGACGAAGTGGTCCATCGGCTTCTGAAGATGATATGTTAGCTCCATAA
- the LOC121742565 gene encoding ethylene-responsive transcription factor-like protein At4g13040 isoform X3 gives MVSLRRRKLLGLCSGFNSFLAPISPIFEQGQDPENAENTKPVSVHPLPLNASPKPKEETSLEGGPGSSNMSAVSSASLQHFPEVKRRKRHRRKHVENQEPCIMRGVYFKNLKWQAAIKVDKKQIHLGTVGSQEEAARLYDRAAFMCGREPNFELSEEEKQELRKFNWDEFLAITRSAITNKKSQRRSGTGPRRKLLDNDWEGEEQGRSGPSASEDDMLAP, from the exons ATGGTGAGCCTTCGTAGGCGCAAGCTCTTGGGATTGTGCTCTG GATTCAATTCTTTTTTGGCTCCAATTTCACCGATTTTTGAGCAAGGACAGGATCCTGAGAATGCTGAAAACACTAAACCAGTGAGTGTTCATCCTCTGCCTTTGAATGCTAGTCCCAAACCAAAAGAA GAAACCAGCTTGGAAGGCGGCCCTGGTTCGTCAAACATGTCTGCTGTTTCGAGTGCATCACTTCAGCATTTTCCCG AGGTTAAACGAAGAAAGAGACACAGAAGGAAGCATGTCGAAAACCAAGAACCATGCATCATGAGAGGCGTCTATTTCAAGAATTTGAAATGGCAAGCTGCCATTAAAGTTGACAAGAAACAGATCCATTTAGGAACTGTAGGCTCCCAGGAAGAGGCCGCTCGACTTTATGACAG GGCCGCGTTCATGTGTGGAAGAGAGCCCAACTTTGAACTGTCCGAGGAGGAAAAGCAGGAGCTCAGGAAATTCAACTGGGACGAATTCTTAGCCATCACACGCTCCGCCATCACCAACAAGA AAAGCCAGAGACGTAGCGGGACTGGGCCGCGGAGGAAGCTTCTAGACAACGACTGGGAGGGCGAGGAGCAAGGACGAAGTGGTCCATCGGCTTCTGAAGATGATATGTTAGCTCCATAA
- the LOC121742565 gene encoding ethylene-responsive transcription factor-like protein At4g13040 isoform X4, whose translation MKGGPAMVSLRRRKLLGLCSGFNSFLAPISPIFEQGQDPENAENTKPETSLEGGPGSSNMSAVSSASLQHFPEVKRRKRHRRKHVENQEPCIMRGVYFKNLKWQAAIKVDKKQIHLGTVGSQEEAARLYDRAAFMCGREPNFELSEEEKQELRKFNWDEFLAITRSAITNKKSQRRSGTGPRRKLLDNDWEGEEQGRSGPSASEDDMLAP comes from the exons ATGAAAGGTG GACCTGCAATGGTGAGCCTTCGTAGGCGCAAGCTCTTGGGATTGTGCTCTG GATTCAATTCTTTTTTGGCTCCAATTTCACCGATTTTTGAGCAAGGACAGGATCCTGAGAATGCTGAAAACACTAAACCA GAAACCAGCTTGGAAGGCGGCCCTGGTTCGTCAAACATGTCTGCTGTTTCGAGTGCATCACTTCAGCATTTTCCCG AGGTTAAACGAAGAAAGAGACACAGAAGGAAGCATGTCGAAAACCAAGAACCATGCATCATGAGAGGCGTCTATTTCAAGAATTTGAAATGGCAAGCTGCCATTAAAGTTGACAAGAAACAGATCCATTTAGGAACTGTAGGCTCCCAGGAAGAGGCCGCTCGACTTTATGACAG GGCCGCGTTCATGTGTGGAAGAGAGCCCAACTTTGAACTGTCCGAGGAGGAAAAGCAGGAGCTCAGGAAATTCAACTGGGACGAATTCTTAGCCATCACACGCTCCGCCATCACCAACAAGA AAAGCCAGAGACGTAGCGGGACTGGGCCGCGGAGGAAGCTTCTAGACAACGACTGGGAGGGCGAGGAGCAAGGACGAAGTGGTCCATCGGCTTCTGAAGATGATATGTTAGCTCCATAA
- the LOC121741792 gene encoding RPM1-interacting protein 4-like isoform X1 — MAQKQRSNVPKFGNWENEQNDVPYTVYFNNARKNKGGKLINPNDPQENPQMFAHLEPSPLAPATPPPPPHAKSGARQEEPTGRRAVRPAPEQRDGDFGKFNKNEPNYGSGRGSGQRSDRSARPSTTNSELSFERSPLHPQPRPQAINAMGRGTGSPAWEGSRGHDSSHGTPSRSRLKPTRSDEASEKGGAVPKFGAWDENDPQSAENFTHIFNKVREDRNNEGGNGNGPTTPNHHASYAQVQRSNEPKVRATHPSIYISITFFL; from the exons ATGGCA CAGAAACAAAGGTCAAATGTCCCAAAATTTGGCAATTGGGAAAACGAACAAAACGACGTTCCTTACACCGTTTACTTCAACAATGCAAGGAAAAACAAGGGAGGAAAGTTGATAAACCCGAATGATCCACAAGAGAATCCACAGATGTTCGCTCATCTCGAACCTTCGCCTCTTGCTCCGGccactcctcctcctcctcctcatgcGAAATCGGGAGCCAGGCAAGAGGAGCCGACTGGGAGGCGGGCTGTTAGGCCCGCCCCCGAGCAAAGAGACGGTGATTTTgggaaatttaataaaaatgagccAAATTATGGCAGCGGCCGTGGTAGCGGCCAAAGATCTGACCGCTCTGCACGGCCTAGTACTACAAACTCAGAGTTAAGCTTTGAACGTTCGCCTCTCCATCCTCAACCTCGCCCTCAGGCAATCAATGCTATGGGACGAGGCACCGGATCCCCAGCTTGGGAAGGTTCTAGAGGCCACGATAGTAGCCATGGCACGCCTTCTAGGTCGCGCCTAAAGCCAACTCGCTCGGATGAAGCA AGTGAAAAAGGAGGGGCGGTTCCAAAATTTGGGGcatgggatgagaacgaccctCAGTCGGCTGAAAACTTCACGCACATATTCAACAAAGTGAGGGAGGATCGAAACAATGAGGGCGGGAATGGGAACGGCCCGACTACTCCGAACCATCACGCATCATACGCACAGGTGCAACGCTCCAACGAGCCTAAGGTTAGAGCAACTCATCCATCTATCTATATATCTATCACCTTTTTCCTTTGA